The genomic segment TTACCCATGAAGTTATTTGAGGATGAAAGGCTTGTTTTAGGATGTTTATTTTGACATAACATGCACTCACCAGACACATAGACACATGCACGTACATACACATTACAAGAAACCTCATCTAAAGGATTCAGGGCATGAATATTTCCTGTTTGAACTCATAATGTTTGTGTGGTGAAGTCAAGACCCATTCATAGCTGGAACATGAGAGGGAGCGCATGGATAGGTTAGGTTTCTCAGTTGGTGAGAATTCACTATCTTGAGCACAAaaagaagagcaaaaaaaacaagtttattgGAGTGCCAAGGATTTGGTGTCAAATCAAAATAGCTGATAGTTTGAGTGACAGCAATGCAGTGAAGAGCCTCAAAACACAGAAGGTAGGCATCTAACAGAACAGGTCACTCTTACTTCTATagtacaaattaattcatgagATCATTGTTTATAGCCTTGCAAATATGGTCTAAAGATTGTGCCAAACAAACGGGATCTGAGATTTTATGTTCAATAAACAATGCCATTTACTGACCCATTTTTGTCAGCACACATCGCTTGGAGCAGAAAACCTGTTCcacaattcagttttttattacCTTGGTTAGAGATATGGACTCTGCTGAGATCTCCTATACTAGTTTATGTTGTCTCTTATTTTGAATAGTAGTACAtggtttgtctttttgtctttcCTCTCCTGACAATATTTGAGCTCCTCTGTTTTCATTCCTTGACTCtttcttgcatttcatgcaGAACCATGTCATCTCTTGAGGAGTGCTGGCCAATACCGATGCGAGCCATCGGAGCGCAGAATCTCCTCACTATGCCTGGAGGCGTTTCTATAGCAGGATACCTCCACAAGAAGGGAGCCAGCCAGTTTAGCCTCCTGAGAtgtaagtaaattatttatgaaaaataaatccaaataCAACACACATAATGGAGATTCAACAATTTAGTCTCTAGTTTATTGTTAACAAAGCCCTAAGGTACCAAATTTTTACCTGGATTAGagtacaaaaaaagttgaatacACTCTCCACCCTGCATTGAAAAGCATGTCACTTTTGAAACCCTGCCCTAAAGGTTTGTTGAAAGGCAACTAATCAGAGAGTTGTACGTAGAATGAACAGCCCATTTAAAGGATGTCCATTCACAGGCTCAACTGGTGAGGCCAGCAGATGCTATTTTGGATCAGAGTGAATATACCGCCTATACTAAGAGTCTGGCCAATAGCTAGTCGTCGGACGAGAGCAGCATTTATGTCTTGATGGAACCGCCTATGGCACGCTTGGCATGCAAACATAGGAGCCCCTCTACACTCTGAAGTTCTTTTGTGGGTCAGACCAGACGAAGTTGGCCCCCACCTGCTTAGTAGAGGCTTTAACACAGAGGTGTTAAAGACTGTGGTCCTATCAAAAACCTTGGCACCTAAAGCCAGAGACACATAATGTAATATGTGATGCAGTAAGGGCAGTTTGATCCATTGCCAAAGCTGCGCATTTCAGGTCCAAGTGAACGAATCCAGCCCCAGCTCGACCCAGACACTCGGAGATGAAGATGTCCTAGACAGCTATATGTTGGTGGTCACCAGTGCATCTTTATctgaggccgctgttggccagACAAGCAGTCTTGGAAAGGCAAAAATCAGTCAGTGGTTTCTGATCAAAGGGTGTCAATTTCCACTCCTCTTAAAGGAATGTTGACTGGTAGCTTTAAGTCAACGATACTGTACTTTCATTTGTAATCATGGAGCTCCTTGCTGAAAAAAAGGTGGCTACAAGAGGCACCACTGACTTAGTATTCAAATATTTCCacttcaactttgtcagtcgGGCTCACCACAAAAGCTGCTAGACTGGCCCACCATACAGAGACTGCATTTTAGAAAATACCACCATCTGGAGAGTTAATTTTTTTAGATGCTCACAGCCATTATATCAATCTTGGCTGAGGGAAATTGGCATTAATGTTCCCCTGGACTTCACAACTCCATGGCTTTTGACACTGCTTGATCTTGGCTCCATACCTGGAAAGATAAAGCAGCTTATCATGTTGGCAACAGGCAACCACTCCAAATGCGAGAAAACTTGCCTCCCCGGCACGAAAATACTACATAGCTGGAAGCAGAGATTAAACCCAGAACAGGAAGGAATGTACCACTCCCACAACTGCATGTCCCTTGAGGAACTGCTGCTTGTTGTATCCGTCTCACCATTTTTGAACAGCACAGTACACCGAAGTCTACCAAACAAACCCACTGAGTAAATactatttgcattttttcagggCCATTGAGGTACATCATTATCCACAAGGGCTGTGTGTACTACTTTAAAAGTAGTACGTCTCCTGCACCACAGGGAGCCTTCTCTTTAAATGGTTACAATAGGTCAGTGACAGAgttcttaatgtttttttaaccctcATATGGAACTGCTCAGATTTATATCTCaccttttaaatgtgtaattaaTAAAGTTAACTGGTTATTCCTTCCTACAGAGTGATGAGAGCAGCAGAAGAGACAACATCcaataatgtttttccatttaagATGATCCACTTCAGCAAAAAACATAGGACATGGTATTTCTCTGCAGCTAGTGAAGATGAGAGGAGGGTAGGACCAATCACACTCCTTATTTAAACCTGAATCTTTAATCGTCGGACAACAAATTAACACCAATTCATATTTTGTGCTGTGAAACAGAGATGGATGAGGTCCTTGCGGCGAGAAATTGATCATTATAATGACAGGAAAGAGTGCAATAATCCTAGGTAACAGAATTAAACTTATTTCACTTATCCATAATCTATGCAGGAGAGGATCATGTTTCTTCTGCTTTTAGTTATTCAATTATAACATTGTATTGTTGCCATAGTGACTCAGATTCAGATGCCGACAGTTTTTATGGGACCATTGAGAGGCCGTTGGATATCAAACACTCAATCAATAATGCAGACACTGGTAAGATATGCAGAGGAAATTGATTTTGGACACATTTTCCACTGGTTTACCCTCTTCTCTCTAAATGAAGATTATGTTGAAGACGATGAcgatgaagatgaggaagatTATCTGAAGCCAGATGGTGACTGTGTGCCAACATGTACAGGTGaggacaatgtttttttcatcacaAGCATATAAATCAATGTATGAAGCCATTTGAAACAATAATGGTAGaagtgcagtagtagtagtagtagaaatagtacagctattcctttatttttactttgtgtgttcttatgtttatatatactatgtatttatacATTTGTGCTTTGTCCCTATCCTTGTGTTTTTAAGTATTGCTTTGTTGCCATCTTGTGGCAACTATATATTATGGAGGATAACTCATAGATGTTTGCAATGTTTAGCCTTCACAAATGCAATATTGGATCTGAATATTTTGTTCTTATTGTTTGGGAAAATATGAAAGAAGATGTGATAGCGAACTTTGATTTCTGCATGTTTTCTTTCAGAAGCATTGCCATGATCTGTAAAGTTTGTGTGGTATATTACAACATTTGACTATTCACTGTTTATTCATTCAATGTAAACAAGAATATCTCGGTTCTACTTCCTCAGGTCGACCCGTCGGTCCGCCACCCTCTTACCCACCTCCTCCTGTCCCAGCGATACCCCAGCAACATCTAGGATCTTGTTTAGCTCTCCATAAAGCCCCACCACCTCCAGTACCATCACATACCGGACTCCCAAGTGGTGCAAATCCCAAAAAGCGCTTTCCCTCGATACCACCTCCTATTCTAAAACACCCAAACAAAAGTCCACCTCCTCCACCCCCCTTTTCATCACATCTGCAAAATCACCCCTCTCCTTTACCACCGCCCCTCCCTCCCCCAAACCCACAAAGGCCTGCTAAAAACAGGATACAATCTCTGGCTGGGCCAGGTACTGGAAAAACATGCGTGAGGCCTCCATCAGCTGTATCAATCCAAACTGAATTAGACCACTGCTCTCGTGATGCCAGAAAAGACCTCTTTCCTATCAACAACCATCTCACACAAACAAGCAACATCTGCAGCAAGCTAGGCCAATCAGGGACCACTGCTACAAATTTGGAAGGCTCAATTCCAAAATTGCAAACGACAAAACACCTGTTACCGACTCGGACACCCTCAAATCTCCCACCACTACCCAGTCACCCACCACGATCTCCCCTTATTCAAAAAGTACAACAGAATAAGAGTCTAAATTCAACTAAAGTTCCACCAGCAGTAAAGCCTCCATTGCTGTCCCCTAAGCCGAGACATCTGGGGACACTCCTCCAGTAAGTTTCACTCATACAggagaaaaataatttcattcattaaGTACTCTACAGTACCATACTATAATATTCTATACGATACTTTACTGTACCCTATTATATAGTAGCTGGATTGGCAAAGGAGGTTTTACCTTTGACCTACCATGAGTTTTATTCCCCTTTCTAATGGGTACTGTgcttgaacaaataaaacacttCACCTCAATTGaaacttagttttttttctggacaAATTATTTTCAGGTTCAGTCACATGTTGAAAGTTAATACGTTTAATACAATTAAGTGGAAATGACAGTAACACTACATTATCTATTTAAAAAGTCACCAATAAATCAagagcatttttatttaattttttttactaaaaaatatattttcttgggAGCAGTTTTGCTATGTGTAATGTGTTTTTCTACCAGAAGAGCAGCTCCAGAAGGTCAAAGTTTCCGTTCATCAGGAGATACGTCTGCTATGGAATTCAGGAAGGAACAGGACTTGAACAAGTGCACAAAAGGAGACATTTATGATGAAGATTATGA from the Stigmatopora argus isolate UIUO_Sarg chromosome 16, RoL_Sarg_1.0, whole genome shotgun sequence genome contains:
- the sh3bp2 gene encoding SH3 domain-binding protein 2 isoform X4; translation: MQHTQLITMSSLEECWPIPMRAIGAQNLLTMPGGVSIAGYLHKKGASQFSLLRWPLRYIIIHKGCVYYFKSSTSPAPQGAFSLNGYNRVMRAAEETTSNNVFPFKMIHFSKKHRTWYFSAASEDERRRWMRSLRREIDHYNDRKECNNPSDSDSDADSFYGTIERPLDIKHSINNADTDYVEDDDDEDEEDYLKPDGDCVPTCTGRPVGPPPSYPPPPVPAIPQQHLGSCLALHKAPPPPVPSHTGLPSGANPKKRFPSIPPPILKHPNKSPPPPPPFSSHLQNHPSPLPPPLPPPNPQRPAKNRIQSLAGPGTGKTCVRPPSAVSIQTELDHCSRDARKDLFPINNHLTQTSNICSKLGQSGTTATNLEGSIPKLQTTKHLLPTRTPSNLPPLPSHPPRSPLIQKVQQNKSLNSTKVPPAVKPPLLSPKPRHLGTLLQRAAPEGQSFRSSGDTSAMEFRKEQDLNKCTKGDIYDEDYDNMHLPDSVFIDSMETTFVEKLFKESSVFPQNGLYGIRNSGTKTSKVLVVWDASVGKARNYRLFEEGNQMFLDCDVAFPNLSSLIEHYYTHPLPHHDSLCLQMPYSA
- the sh3bp2 gene encoding SH3 domain-binding protein 2 isoform X1; translated protein: MYVSSVRKSTVRSTEPSVKMCFQEHKNFITMSSLEECWPIPMRAIGAQNLLTMPGGVSIAGYLHKKGASQFSLLRWPLRYIIIHKGCVYYFKSSTSPAPQGAFSLNGYNRVMRAAEETTSNNVFPFKMIHFSKKHRTWYFSAASEDERRRWMRSLRREIDHYNDRKECNNPSDSDSDADSFYGTIERPLDIKHSINNADTDYVEDDDDEDEEDYLKPDGDCVPTCTGRPVGPPPSYPPPPVPAIPQQHLGSCLALHKAPPPPVPSHTGLPSGANPKKRFPSIPPPILKHPNKSPPPPPPFSSHLQNHPSPLPPPLPPPNPQRPAKNRIQSLAGPGTGKTCVRPPSAVSIQTELDHCSRDARKDLFPINNHLTQTSNICSKLGQSGTTATNLEGSIPKLQTTKHLLPTRTPSNLPPLPSHPPRSPLIQKVQQNKSLNSTKVPPAVKPPLLSPKPRHLGTLLQRAAPEGQSFRSSGDTSAMEFRKEQDLNKCTKGDIYDEDYDNMHLPDSVFIDSMETTFVEKLFKESSVFPQNGLYGIRNSGTKTSKVLVVWDASVGKARNYRLFEEGNQMFLDCDVAFPNLSSLIEHYYTHPLPHHDSLCLQMPYSA
- the sh3bp2 gene encoding SH3 domain-binding protein 2 isoform X2, encoding MYVSSVRKSTVRSTEPSVKMCFQEHKNFITMSSLEECWPIPMRAIGAQNLLTMPGGVSIAGYLHKKGASQFSLLRWPLRYIIIHKGCVYYFKSSTSPAPQGAFSLNGYNRVMRAAEETTSNNVFPFKMIHFSKKHRTWYFSAASEDERRRWMRSLRREIDHYNDRKECNNPSDSDSDADSFYGTIERPLDIKHSINNADTDYVEDDDDEDEEDYLKPDGDCVPTCTGRPVGPPPSYPPPPVPAIPQQHLGSCLALHKAPPPPVPSHTGLPSGANPKKRFPSIPPPILKHPNKSPPPPPPFSSHLQNHPSPLPPPLPPPNPQRPAKNRIQSLAGPGTGKTCVRPPSAVSIQTELDHCSRDARKDLFPINNHLTQTSNICSKLGQSGTTATNLEGSIPKLQTTKHLLPTRTPSNLPPLPSHPPRSPLIQKVQQNKSLNSTKVPPAVKPPLLSPKPRHLGTLLQAAPEGQSFRSSGDTSAMEFRKEQDLNKCTKGDIYDEDYDNMHLPDSVFIDSMETTFVEKLFKESSVFPQNGLYGIRNSGTKTSKVLVVWDASVGKARNYRLFEEGNQMFLDCDVAFPNLSSLIEHYYTHPLPHHDSLCLQMPYSA
- the sh3bp2 gene encoding SH3 domain-binding protein 2 isoform X3 produces the protein MYVSSVRKSTVRSTEPSVKMCFQEHKNFITMSSLEECWPIPMRAIGAQNLLTMPGGVSIAGYLHKKGASQFSLLRWPLRYIIIHKGCVYYFKSSTSPAPQGAFSLNGYNRVMRAAEETTSNNVFPFKMIHFSKKHRTWYFSAASEDERRRWMRSLRREIDHYNDRKECNNPSDSDSDADSFYGTIERPLDIKHSINNADTDYVEDDDDEDEEDYLKPDGDCVPTCTGRPVGPPPSYPPPPVPAIPQQHLGSCLALHKAPPPPVPSHTGLPSGANPKKRFPSIPPPILKHPNKSPPPPPPFSSHLQNHPSPLPPPLPPPNPQRPAKNRIQSLAGPGTGKTCVRPPSAVSIQTELDHCSRDARKDLFPINNHLTQTSNICSKLGQSGTTATNLEGSIPKLQTTKHLLPTRTPSNLPPLPSHPPRSPLIQKVQQNKSLNSTKVPPAVKPPLLSPKPRHLGRAAPEGQSFRSSGDTSAMEFRKEQDLNKCTKGDIYDEDYDNMHLPDSVFIDSMETTFVEKLFKESSVFPQNGLYGIRNSGTKTSKVLVVWDASVGKARNYRLFEEGNQMFLDCDVAFPNLSSLIEHYYTHPLPHHDSLCLQMPYSA
- the sh3bp2 gene encoding SH3 domain-binding protein 2 isoform X5; this translates as MSSLEECWPIPMRAIGAQNLLTMPGGVSIAGYLHKKGASQFSLLRWPLRYIIIHKGCVYYFKSSTSPAPQGAFSLNGYNRVMRAAEETTSNNVFPFKMIHFSKKHRTWYFSAASEDERRRWMRSLRREIDHYNDRKECNNPSDSDSDADSFYGTIERPLDIKHSINNADTDYVEDDDDEDEEDYLKPDGDCVPTCTGRPVGPPPSYPPPPVPAIPQQHLGSCLALHKAPPPPVPSHTGLPSGANPKKRFPSIPPPILKHPNKSPPPPPPFSSHLQNHPSPLPPPLPPPNPQRPAKNRIQSLAGPGTGKTCVRPPSAVSIQTELDHCSRDARKDLFPINNHLTQTSNICSKLGQSGTTATNLEGSIPKLQTTKHLLPTRTPSNLPPLPSHPPRSPLIQKVQQNKSLNSTKVPPAVKPPLLSPKPRHLGTLLQRAAPEGQSFRSSGDTSAMEFRKEQDLNKCTKGDIYDEDYDNMHLPDSVFIDSMETTFVEKLFKESSVFPQNGLYGIRNSGTKTSKVLVVWDASVGKARNYRLFEEGNQMFLDCDVAFPNLSSLIEHYYTHPLPHHDSLCLQMPYSA